ATGATAATTCAGtgatctaaaataaaataacctaGTCAATCAGTGAAATAACAAGATAAACCTACTCAACCAGTGGAAAAATAAGAAGATAACCTAGTCAATCCTTCACATCTGAAAAAGAACTAAAATTAGATATGTAGCTTAATTTTGGGTTTTCATAAAAACtaacttagtttttttttccgtGAAAATGAACTTGTCaatcattattttaattaagttaGTGGATAAACAATCTATAATATTTAGGTTTGGAATACCCCAagttaatcaaaaataaaataaaataatctataataaaaaactaaagttaGTATATGCATATGTATGATAGCTCCAGAAAAcagatcaaaaatatttgaatttaagttatattttacGTTTATAAAACAgagtaaatattaatttatttattatataaaaaatatttactatatGAAAAGAACTACAAATAGTTTTTTGGTCTGTTTTATCTACTCAAATCACATTTGTTTCTTATCTTAAACTTAGTCAATCCTAGAAATCAGTTTAATTAAGATATtgaacaaacaaataaaaaaagtcGTAGGTTGTTATCCTCTCGAAGTTACTATAAAaacatctcatctcaacacaaATCCAATGCAATCATTTTCTGCAGTAGAAACACAACACAAAGCTAAGAAAATGAAACAGTTCAATCTCTTATCCTTGTTCCTCATCCTCATTACTTTCTTTGGTTTAGCTAATTCAACCATTGTCTCTCATGACGAAAGAGCTATCACCATTGATGGACAACGCCGAATCCTGATTTCAGGCTCAATTCACTATCCACGAAGCACTTCTGATGTAACTACTTGCTCGTCCACATCGTTTGtaaatttgtttcttcttcctcaagttatatttatccttttttttttcttgtgctTTTGCAGATGTGGCCTGATCTAATCAACAAAGCTAAGGATGGTGGGTTAGATGCCATCGAGACTTATGTTTTTTGGAACGCACATGAACCATCACGTAGGCAATATGATTTCTCGGGAAATCTTGATCTTGTTCGTTTCATTAAAACCATCCAAAGCGCGGGTCTCTACTCTgttcttcgcattggaccttaTGTTTGCGCGGAATGGAACTATGGAGGCTTCCCGGTGTGGCTGCACAATATGCCTAACATGAAATTCCGAACAATTAACCCAAGTTTCATGGTATAACCAAGCTTCTTCAATTTTACAGATCTTCTTATATTCATATTTCTTTTGAATTtattctaatgttttttttttcaaatctctttATACAGAATGAAATGCAAAATTTTACTACAAAAATAGTAAATATGATGAAGGAAGAGAACCTCTTTGCTTCACAAGGTGGTCCAATCATCCTATCTCAGGTACATCATTACAAATGTTTTAGCAACATTTTTTATGATTCTTTAGCGGTCAACCATTACTTTTAATGCACGCTACATATCATGAGAAACATTTTGCTATATATCATAATGCCTTTCCTCTACATTAATTACaataaaccaaattttaaaaagacTTGTTCGGTTATATTTTTAGATCGAGAATGAGTATGGGAACGTGATCTCATCCTATGGAGCGGAGGGTAAAGCCTACATCGATTGGTGTGCCAACATGGCTAACTCTCTAGACATAGGTGTTCCATGGCTTATGTGCCAACAACCCAATGCTCCTCAGCCTATGATCGAGACATGCAATGGATTTTACTGTGACCAGTACAAACCAAGCAATCCAAGCAGCCCAAAGATGTGGACAGAGAATTGGACCGGCTGGTTCAAAAACTGGGGAGGCAAACATCCTTACAGAACCGCTGAAGATCTTGCATTTTCTGTTGCTAGGTTTTTTCAAACGGGAGGAACTTTCCAAAACTATTACATGGTAAGATTCAGCTACatgcataaaaatatttaaaattagttatcaCATATAGTGTTTAGTAAACTCCTTTTTTGTTAAGAGATTTGGTTACTAACTTTTTGTTCATTTGCTATATGCATGTAATGTGACATTATACAGTACCATGGTGGTACTAACTTTGGAAGAGTTGCAGGAGGTCCATACATTACCACTTCATATGATTATGATGCTCCTCTTGATGAATACGGTAACAAATTCACACACGCATGTATATATGCTTAAAATGTTGGATAATAGAATCTTACCGTATATCTATGTTTTTCAGGCAACTTGAACCAACCAAAATGGGGTCACTTGAAACAGCTACACACGTTGTTGAAATCCATGGAGAAACCTTTAACTTACGGCAATATCTCAACGATCGACCTTGGAAATTCCGTCACGGTTAGACCCGGTCATGTTTCCTTACTATCGGTTCTTGACAATATAATTGAATGATATCATTAACCCACTTGTTGTATCTTTGAAAAGGCTACGGTTTTCACAACAAACGAAAAATCAAGCTGCTTCATCGCTAATGTGAACTCAACTGCGGATGCTTTGGTCAACTTCAAAGGGAAAGGCTACAACGTACCGGCTTGGTCCGTGAGTGTTCTTCCTGACTGCGATAAAGATGCTTACAACACTGCAAGAGTGAACACTCAGACATCGATCATTGCCGAAGACTCTTGTGATGAGCCTGAGAAGCTGAAATGGACATGGAGACCCGAGTTCACTACTCAGAAGACTATTCTTAAAAGCAGTGGAGACCTCATTGCCAAGGGTCTTGTAGACCAAAAAGACGTAACAAATGATGCCAGTGACTATCTTTGGTACATGACTAGGTAACATATACGAACCAATAActaaatatttctatatttttgttcATTCTTATGAGTTATGACCGATTAAATACTGACTCAAACATTAGCTATATAGAAAGTCGCTTGACGAGTTTTCCACTACTAGCTAGATcaacaaaattgtataattttaaCTGACATTTTTGTATGGTTTTGAATTAGGGTTCATCTGGACAAGAAAGATCCAATTTGGAGCAGAAACATGTCGCTAAGAGTTCATAGCAACGCTCATGTTCTTCATGCTTACGTAAATGGAAAATACGTAGGTCACCAAATCGTGAGGGACAATAAATTCGATTACAGATTTGAGAAGAAGGTCAACCTCGTTCACGGGACTAATCACCTTGCACTTCTCAGCGTTTCCGTTGGACTTCAGGTAAAAAAACGAAACCATATAAATGTATGGAtgatatccaaaaaaaaaattgtgaaaatttgaaattgtgGTCTTATTGTGTTATAGAATTATGGACCATTCTTTGAGAGCGGTCCAACTGGAATCAATGGTCCTGTGAAATTAGTTGGATACAAAGGAGAAGAAACAATCGAGAAAGATATATCGAAGCATCAATGGGACTACAAGATTGGTTTGCATGGATTCAACCATAAACTTTTCAGCATTAAATCTGCTGGTCACCGCAATCTTAAATGGTCAAACGAAAAGTTACCAGCTGATCGTATGCTGTCATGGTACAAGGTTAGTATCAATTAAAAATCTTTCTCTAAACAACATTTCATATTGCAAATAATCAAGATTCTTACAGAAGAATTTCTTCAGGCAAATTTCAAGGCTCCTCTTGGTAAAGATCCAGTGATTGTTGACTTGAATGGCCTCGGAAAAGGAGAGGTTTGGATCAACGGTCGGAGCATCGGACGTTACTGGCCAAGCTTTAACTCTAGTGATGATGGTTGCACCAACGAATGTGACTACCGTGGGGAGTATGGTAGTGATAAATGTGTTTTTATGTGCGGCAAACCAACTCAAAGAtggtaaattattttatttattttgatatgcTTTTGTTACAACTTTTCACAAACTTTTGGCTCATTATAAAATGGTTCAATTGACTGAAAGTAATAGTAATTTAATTAACTTACCAGATTTTAATGGTCGAATTCTTATAGGTACCATGTTCCACGAGCCTTCTTGAATGATAAGGGACACAACACTATCACACTATTCGAAGAGATGGGTGGTGACCCCTCAATGGTGAAGTTCAAGACGGTTGTTACCGGAAGAGTTTGTGCCAAGGTTCATGAGCACAACAAAGTGGAGTTGTCTTGCAATAACCGGCCAATTTCAGCCGTCAAATTCGCAAGTTTCGGAAATCCGTCTGGCCTTTGTGGGTCATTCGCGGCTGGTACATGCGAAGGAGCCAATGATGCTGTGAAGATCGTGGCTAAAGAGTGTGTTGGAAAACTAAACTGCACTATGAATGTGTCTTCCCACAAGTTTGGATCTGCTTTGGACTGTGGGGATTCACCTAAAAGGTTGTTTGTGGAA
The sequence above is drawn from the Raphanus sativus cultivar WK10039 chromosome 7, ASM80110v3, whole genome shotgun sequence genome and encodes:
- the LOC108816551 gene encoding beta-galactosidase, encoding MQSFSAVETQHKAKKMKQFNLLSLFLILITFFGLANSTIVSHDERAITIDGQRRILISGSIHYPRSTSDMWPDLINKAKDGGLDAIETYVFWNAHEPSRRQYDFSGNLDLVRFIKTIQSAGLYSVLRIGPYVCAEWNYGGFPVWLHNMPNMKFRTINPSFMNEMQNFTTKIVNMMKEENLFASQGGPIILSQIENEYGNVISSYGAEGKAYIDWCANMANSLDIGVPWLMCQQPNAPQPMIETCNGFYCDQYKPSNPSSPKMWTENWTGWFKNWGGKHPYRTAEDLAFSVARFFQTGGTFQNYYMYHGGTNFGRVAGGPYITTSYDYDAPLDEYGNLNQPKWGHLKQLHTLLKSMEKPLTYGNISTIDLGNSVTATVFTTNEKSSCFIANVNSTADALVNFKGKGYNVPAWSVSVLPDCDKDAYNTARVNTQTSIIAEDSCDEPEKLKWTWRPEFTTQKTILKSSGDLIAKGLVDQKDVTNDASDYLWYMTRVHLDKKDPIWSRNMSLRVHSNAHVLHAYVNGKYVGHQIVRDNKFDYRFEKKVNLVHGTNHLALLSVSVGLQNYGPFFESGPTGINGPVKLVGYKGEETIEKDISKHQWDYKIGLHGFNHKLFSIKSAGHRNLKWSNEKLPADRMLSWYKANFKAPLGKDPVIVDLNGLGKGEVWINGRSIGRYWPSFNSSDDGCTNECDYRGEYGSDKCVFMCGKPTQRWYHVPRAFLNDKGHNTITLFEEMGGDPSMVKFKTVVTGRVCAKVHEHNKVELSCNNRPISAVKFASFGNPSGLCGSFAAGTCEGANDAVKIVAKECVGKLNCTMNVSSHKFGSALDCGDSPKRLFVEVEC